The Streptomyces camelliae genome window below encodes:
- a CDS encoding globin, whose product MTEIRRGTLQEQTFYEQVGGEETFRRLVHRFYEGVAEDPLLRPMYPEEDLGPAEERLALFLMQYWGGPTTYSENRGHPRLRMRHAPFVVDRAAHDAWLKHMRAAVDELGLSEEHERTLWNYLTYAAQSMINTPE is encoded by the coding sequence GTGACCGAGATTCGGCGCGGCACGCTTCAGGAGCAGACCTTCTACGAGCAGGTCGGCGGGGAGGAGACCTTCCGTCGGCTGGTCCACCGTTTCTACGAGGGGGTCGCCGAGGACCCGCTCCTGCGGCCCATGTACCCCGAGGAGGACCTGGGCCCGGCCGAGGAGCGGCTGGCGCTGTTCCTGATGCAGTACTGGGGCGGCCCCACGACATACAGCGAGAACCGCGGCCACCCCCGGCTGCGCATGCGGCACGCCCCGTTCGTGGTGGACCGGGCGGCGCACGACGCGTGGCTGAAGCACATGCGGGCGGCCGTCGACGAGCTCGGGCTGTCCGAGGAGCACGAGCGGACACTGTGGAACTACCTGACGTACGCCGCCCAGTCGATGATCAACACCCCGGAGTGA
- a CDS encoding IS3 family transposase (programmed frameshift), translated as MPKPYPKEFRKDVVRVARNREPGVTLEQIAADFGVHPITLSKWLRRAETDEGVRPATTSGESAELREARKRIRLLEQENEVLRRAAAYLSQANLPKMMYPLVRELAAADAPYRVPVAVTCRVLGLARQPYYRWLARPATDAELTEAYRANALFDAHRDDPEFGHRFLLDEARAAGEVMAERTAWRICRDNGWWSAFGKRRGRGKNAKAGPPVHDDLVRRNFTADGPNRLWLTDITEHATGEGKLYLCAVKDVYSGRIVGYSIDARMKSRLAVAALESAVARRGPAAECIVHSDRGSQFRSRKVAAALTRHGLVGSMGRVGAAGDNAAMESFFALLQKNVLDRRVWATRQELRIAIVTWIERTYHRRRRQRRLGRLTPVEYETIMTPPAAVAA; from the exons GTGCCCAAGCCGTATCCGAAGGAGTTCCGCAAGGACGTCGTGCGGGTCGCGCGCAACCGCGAGCCCGGCGTCACGCTGGAACAGATCGCCGCCGACTTCGGCGTCCACCCGATCACGTTGTCGAAGTGGCTGCGCCGCGCCGAGACCGATGAGGGCGTCAGGCCCGCAACGACGTCGGGTGAGTCGGCCGAGCTGCGCGAGGCCCGCAAGCGAATCCGGTTGCTGGAGCAGGAGAACGAGGTGCTCAGAAGGGCTGCGGCGTATCTGTCGCAGGCGAACCTGCCG AAAATGATGTACCCGCTCGTCCGCGAGCTGGCCGCCGCCGATGCCCCTTACCGGGTGCCGGTGGCGGTGACGTGCCGGGTGCTCGGGCTGGCCCGCCAGCCCTACTACCGGTGGCTGGCCCGGCCCGCCACCGACGCCGAACTGACCGAGGCATACCGGGCCAACGCCCTGTTCGACGCGCACCGCGACGATCCCGAGTTCGGGCACCGCTTCCTTCTCGACGAGGCCCGCGCCGCTGGTGAGGTGATGGCAGAGCGGACCGCCTGGCGGATCTGCCGGGACAACGGCTGGTGGAGTGCCTTCGGCAAACGCAGGGGCCGCGGGAAGAACGCCAAAGCCGGGCCACCAGTCCACGATGACCTGGTACGGCGGAACTTCACCGCGGACGGGCCGAACCGGTTGTGGCTCACGGACATCACCGAGCACGCGACCGGCGAGGGCAAGCTGTATCTGTGCGCGGTCAAGGACGTGTACTCCGGCCGTATCGTGGGCTATTCCATCGACGCCCGGATGAAGTCCCGCCTCGCGGTGGCCGCGCTGGAGTCCGCCGTCGCCCGCCGCGGCCCCGCTGCTGAATGCATCGTGCACTCCGACCGCGGATCGCAATTCCGCTCCCGCAAGGTTGCCGCAGCCCTCACCCGGCACGGCCTGGTCGGCTCAATGGGCCGGGTCGGGGCCGCCGGCGACAACGCCGCAATGGAGAGCTTCTTCGCACTGCTGCAGAAGAACGTCCTCGACCGCCGCGTCTGGGCCACCCGCCAGGAGTTGCGGATCGCGATCGTCACCTGGATCGAGCGGACCTACCACCGGCGCCGACGGCAACGACGCCTGGGCCGATTGACCCCCGTCGAGTACGAGACCATCATGACCCCACCCGCAGCTGTGGCTGCATAA
- a CDS encoding Cys-Gln thioester bond-forming surface protein, translated as MLPAFSGFRRSALVARLAAAATVSGIAAAGVLSGAGTAVAEGISQAEGGATATINGLKTYGEAVVHEAGGEQRVAAGLFEMSVDGGGTLQTYCVDLHNPTQRDAHYQETPWSGTSLGTNKKAGKIRWILQNSYPQVNDLAALARKAGAGNLTEQDAAAGTQVAIWRYSDGAKVDAVDPQAEKLADYLEKSARDLAEPQASLTLDPPAVSGRPGDLLGPVTVHTNASGVAVSGPADAATTGVRIIDKTGKVMTTAKNGSRLYFDIPEDAADGTAQLTVQASTTVPTGRAFTSDSRSQTQILAGSSESTVSATASANWAAEGAIPAVSARKNCAKDGVDITASNSGDKPFTFELMGAEHTIPAGATRTVTVPLQEDQAYDFTITGPNGFAHRFTGVLDCKTQGAITTEQARIHNDPRPATIGGTTAPDTNLAATGGSAITPLIAGAAIGLVVIGGAVLVILRQREQRNDS; from the coding sequence GTGCTTCCTGCGTTCTCTGGGTTCCGCCGGTCCGCCCTCGTGGCCCGCCTGGCCGCCGCCGCGACGGTGTCCGGCATCGCGGCGGCCGGTGTGCTGTCCGGCGCCGGCACGGCCGTGGCCGAGGGGATATCGCAGGCCGAGGGCGGCGCGACGGCCACGATCAACGGCCTGAAGACCTACGGCGAGGCCGTGGTCCACGAGGCCGGCGGCGAACAGCGGGTGGCGGCGGGCCTGTTCGAGATGTCCGTCGACGGCGGCGGAACCCTGCAGACGTACTGCGTCGACCTGCACAACCCCACCCAGCGCGACGCCCACTACCAGGAGACACCCTGGAGCGGCACCTCGCTGGGCACCAACAAGAAGGCCGGCAAGATCCGCTGGATCCTGCAGAACTCCTACCCCCAGGTCAACGACCTCGCCGCGCTGGCCCGCAAGGCGGGCGCCGGCAACCTCACCGAGCAGGACGCGGCGGCCGGCACCCAGGTGGCGATCTGGCGCTACTCCGACGGTGCGAAGGTCGACGCCGTCGATCCGCAGGCCGAGAAACTCGCCGACTACCTGGAGAAGAGCGCCCGCGACCTCGCCGAGCCGCAGGCCTCCCTCACCCTGGACCCGCCGGCGGTCTCCGGCCGGCCGGGCGATCTGCTGGGCCCGGTGACGGTGCACACCAACGCGTCCGGTGTCGCGGTCAGCGGGCCGGCGGACGCGGCGACCACCGGGGTGCGGATCATCGACAAGACCGGCAAGGTGATGACGACCGCGAAGAACGGCAGCCGGCTGTACTTCGACATCCCCGAGGACGCGGCGGACGGCACGGCCCAGCTGACCGTGCAAGCATCCACCACCGTCCCGACGGGCCGTGCCTTCACCTCCGACAGCCGCAGCCAGACCCAGATCCTGGCCGGTTCCAGCGAGTCCACGGTGTCCGCGACCGCGAGTGCCAACTGGGCGGCCGAGGGCGCGATACCGGCGGTGTCGGCGCGCAAGAACTGCGCCAAGGACGGCGTGGACATCACCGCGTCCAACAGCGGGGACAAGCCCTTCACCTTCGAGCTGATGGGCGCCGAGCACACCATCCCGGCGGGCGCCACCCGCACGGTGACGGTCCCGCTCCAGGAGGACCAGGCCTACGACTTCACGATCACCGGCCCGAACGGCTTCGCCCACCGCTTCACCGGTGTCCTCGACTGCAAGACCCAGGGCGCGATCACGACCGAGCAGGCCAGGATCCACAACGACCCCCGCCCCGCCACGATCGGCGGCACCACGGCCCCCGACACCAACCTCGCCGCGACAGGCGGCTCCGCGATCACCCCCCTGATCGCCGGCGCGGCCATCGGCTTGGTCGTCATCGGCGGCGCGGTCCTGGTGATCCTGCGCCAGCGCGAACAGCGGAACGACTCATGA
- a CDS encoding acyl-CoA thioesterase, whose protein sequence is MRHIYRCPLRWSDMDAYGHVNNAIFLRYLEEARIDFLSLRGKESKQGSVVARHEIDYKRQLVHRPTPVDIELWVTQIRAASFTVSYEVKDAEVIYVRASTVVVPFDFETQAPRRITAGEREFLQQYTDDADGADEEAAAA, encoded by the coding sequence TTGCGCCACATCTATCGCTGCCCACTGCGCTGGTCGGACATGGATGCCTACGGCCATGTCAACAACGCGATCTTCCTCCGCTACCTGGAGGAGGCCCGCATCGACTTCCTGTCCCTGCGGGGCAAGGAGTCCAAGCAGGGGTCCGTGGTGGCGCGCCATGAGATCGACTACAAGCGCCAGCTCGTCCACCGGCCCACGCCCGTGGACATCGAGCTGTGGGTCACGCAGATCAGGGCCGCGTCCTTCACCGTCTCCTACGAGGTGAAGGACGCGGAGGTGATCTACGTCCGGGCCTCCACCGTGGTCGTGCCGTTCGACTTCGAGACGCAAGCGCCGCGCCGGATCACCGCCGGGGAGCGCGAGTTCCTCCAGCAGTACACCGACGACGCGGACGGCGCCGACGAGGAGGCCGCCGCGGCATGA
- a CDS encoding vWA domain-containing protein, translated as MANFSKSSVPQFSMDVYQNAYLPEGGREVNAIVTVTATGGGTIGSAVSQVYPQGHGPSAAVALMVDCSGSMDYPPTKMRGARDATAAAIDALRDGTHFAVIGGTHVAQEVYPGAGRLAIADATTREQAKQALRRLSAGGGTAIGTWLRLADRLLSSADVTIRHGILLTDGRNEHESPEDLRAALEACAGRFTCDARGVGTDWEVKEVTGIASALLGTADIVADPAGLAADFTRMMETAMGKEVADVALRVWTPVGTSIRYVKQVAPTVEDLTVRRTEAGPRAGDYPTGSWGDESRDYHVCVEVPPAGIGQEMLAARVSLVVPQPGGTSRASEAERGGGSVQNLGAQGLVRAVWTDDMTASTSINPQVAHYTGQAELAQAIQQGLDLRKAGDFDGATAKLGRAVQLASASGNADTAKLLAKVVDVVDAATGTVRLKTKVAEADEMTLETRSTKTVRVKK; from the coding sequence ATGGCCAATTTCTCGAAGTCGAGCGTGCCTCAGTTCTCGATGGACGTCTACCAGAACGCGTATCTGCCGGAAGGCGGCCGTGAGGTCAACGCGATCGTCACGGTGACGGCGACCGGCGGGGGCACGATCGGCAGCGCCGTGTCCCAGGTGTATCCGCAGGGCCACGGTCCGTCCGCCGCCGTGGCGCTCATGGTCGACTGCTCCGGCTCGATGGACTACCCGCCGACCAAGATGCGCGGCGCCCGCGACGCCACGGCCGCCGCGATCGACGCCCTGCGCGACGGCACGCACTTCGCGGTGATCGGCGGCACGCACGTGGCCCAGGAGGTCTATCCCGGCGCCGGACGGCTCGCGATCGCCGACGCCACCACCCGCGAACAGGCCAAGCAGGCGCTGCGCAGGCTCAGCGCGGGCGGCGGTACGGCGATCGGGACCTGGCTGCGGCTCGCCGACCGGCTGTTGTCCTCGGCGGACGTCACCATCCGGCACGGCATCCTGCTCACCGACGGCCGCAACGAGCACGAGTCCCCGGAGGATCTGCGGGCAGCGCTGGAGGCGTGTGCCGGACGGTTCACCTGTGACGCCCGCGGGGTGGGCACCGACTGGGAAGTGAAAGAAGTCACAGGGATCGCCTCCGCGCTCCTCGGCACCGCCGACATCGTCGCCGACCCGGCAGGCCTCGCGGCCGACTTCACGCGGATGATGGAGACGGCGATGGGCAAGGAGGTCGCCGACGTCGCCCTGCGGGTGTGGACGCCGGTCGGCACGAGCATCCGGTACGTGAAGCAAGTCGCGCCCACCGTCGAGGACTTGACCGTCCGGCGCACCGAGGCCGGACCGCGCGCCGGCGACTATCCGACCGGCTCCTGGGGCGACGAGTCCCGCGACTACCACGTGTGCGTGGAGGTCCCGCCGGCCGGGATCGGCCAGGAGATGCTGGCCGCGCGGGTGTCGCTGGTCGTGCCACAACCTGGGGGCACCTCCCGCGCGAGCGAAGCCGAGCGTGGGGGAGGATCGGTACAGAACCTCGGCGCGCAGGGCCTCGTACGGGCGGTCTGGACCGACGACATGACGGCCTCCACCTCCATCAATCCCCAAGTCGCCCACTACACCGGGCAGGCCGAACTGGCGCAAGCCATCCAGCAAGGCCTTGACCTTCGCAAAGCGGGCGATTTCGATGGAGCAACGGCCAAACTGGGGCGGGCGGTTCAGCTCGCCAGCGCCTCTGGGAACGCGGATACTGCGAAACTGCTTGCGAAGGTGGTGGACGTGGTCGACGCCGCGACAGGTACTGTGCGGTTGAAGACGAAGGTCGCGGAGGCGGACGAGATGACTCTGGAGACCCGGTCCACAAAGACTGTTCGTGTAAAGAAGTGA
- a CDS encoding FHA domain-containing protein — MPTCPNGHQSGSDDWCEVCGHRMAGAVPPPPPPPPPPAGGYGFPPPAGPGGPGAQAGARPPAGSAPEPELCPQCRTPREGGAPFCEECRWNFLTNTATSYTPAAPRPPQPRFQPPSATYGGGDGYEYQGSRPSQMNRPAEPIPSFGSEPSGPTPFGTERPPAGPPTTPGPGGPGGPGGPGGAGGPGGPGGPSGFGSGPGQGPGGFGAGPGQGPGGFGGGPGQGPGAGGPSGSSGFGGGPGQGPGQGPGGPGGPAGPPSFGREPSSRPGGPAGPPSFGREPSPAGPGAPFGREPSAPGAPQGGPSGFGGDPSRPVPPPPGPTPPAGPGAGPGGAPQAFQQSGPSAPPAPPAFPRESGRPPVGGPPGGGPSFGGGDDDWVISPPSSTGPAGGPGGPGGPGGPGGPGGGYGYPQPGSTQAPPPPGPGFPQQPAGPVTWTATIGPDREYFMAMMQRSGPEAAGLNLPAYSPEQQRTLSGNQVSIGRRRHSTGDTPDIDLSVPPEDPGVSHQHAMLVQQPDGSWAVVDQNSTNGTTVNGSDEPIQPFVPVPLQDGDRVHVGAWTTITIRRG; from the coding sequence ATGCCGACCTGCCCGAACGGACACCAGTCGGGTTCCGACGACTGGTGCGAGGTCTGCGGTCACCGCATGGCCGGTGCCGTACCTCCGCCCCCTCCCCCGCCGCCCCCGCCCGCGGGCGGTTACGGCTTCCCGCCGCCCGCCGGGCCCGGCGGCCCCGGTGCCCAGGCCGGCGCACGCCCGCCGGCCGGGTCGGCTCCGGAGCCGGAGCTGTGCCCGCAGTGCCGCACGCCCCGCGAGGGCGGCGCGCCCTTCTGCGAGGAGTGCCGGTGGAACTTCCTGACCAACACGGCCACGTCGTACACCCCGGCCGCCCCGCGCCCGCCCCAGCCCCGTTTCCAGCCGCCGAGCGCGACGTACGGCGGCGGTGACGGGTACGAGTACCAGGGCTCGCGGCCCTCGCAGATGAACCGCCCCGCCGAGCCGATCCCGTCCTTCGGCAGCGAGCCGTCGGGCCCGACCCCGTTCGGCACTGAACGCCCACCGGCCGGCCCGCCGACGACCCCGGGCCCGGGTGGCCCGGGTGGCCCGGGTGGCCCGGGCGGTGCTGGTGGTCCTGGCGGTCCTGGTGGTCCGTCCGGCTTCGGTAGCGGTCCCGGGCAGGGTCCGGGCGGCTTCGGTGCCGGTCCGGGGCAGGGTCCGGGCGGGTTCGGTGGCGGTCCGGGGCAGGGTCCCGGCGCCGGTGGTCCTTCCGGTTCCTCCGGGTTCGGTGGCGGTCCGGGGCAGGGTCCTGGTCAAGGTCCCGGTGGTCCCGGTGGCCCCGCCGGTCCCCCGTCGTTCGGGCGAGAGCCGTCGTCCCGTCCCGGTGGCCCCGCCGGTCCGCCGTCCTTCGGGCGTGAGCCGTCGCCGGCCGGTCCCGGCGCTCCCTTCGGTCGTGAGCCCTCCGCTCCCGGCGCGCCTCAGGGCGGCCCCTCCGGCTTCGGCGGCGACCCGTCGCGTCCGGTGCCTCCGCCGCCCGGGCCGACCCCGCCCGCCGGTCCCGGTGCGGGCCCCGGCGGTGCGCCGCAGGCGTTCCAGCAGTCGGGTCCGTCCGCACCGCCCGCGCCGCCCGCGTTCCCGCGCGAGAGCGGCCGGCCCCCGGTGGGCGGCCCGCCCGGCGGCGGTCCCTCGTTCGGCGGCGGTGACGACGACTGGGTGATCTCCCCGCCGTCGTCCACCGGCCCCGCCGGAGGTCCTGGTGGTCCCGGAGGTCCGGGCGGTCCGGGCGGTCCGGGCGGTGGTTACGGCTACCCGCAGCCCGGCTCGACGCAGGCCCCGCCCCCGCCCGGCCCCGGCTTCCCGCAGCAGCCCGCGGGTCCGGTCACCTGGACGGCGACCATCGGCCCCGACCGCGAGTACTTCATGGCGATGATGCAGCGCTCGGGCCCCGAGGCCGCGGGGCTCAACCTGCCCGCGTACTCACCCGAGCAGCAGCGCACGCTCAGCGGCAACCAGGTCAGCATCGGCCGCCGCCGGCACTCCACCGGCGACACCCCCGACATCGACCTGTCGGTGCCGCCGGAGGACCCGGGCGTCTCGCACCAGCACGCGATGCTGGTCCAGCAGCCGGACGGCAGCTGGGCGGTCGTCGACCAGAACTCGACCAACGGCACCACGGTCAACGGCTCCGACGAGCCTATCCAGCCGTTCGTGCCGGTCCCGCTGCAGGACGGTGACCGGGTGCACGTGGGCGCCTGGACGACGATCACCATCCGCCGGGGCTGA
- a CDS encoding ribosomal protein L7/L12, which produces MRIEGRLALIADRLGLEESDEQRAQRERVEALVREGKQVAAIKAYREMTGADLKEAKDAVDRMGGR; this is translated from the coding sequence GTGCGCATTGAGGGCCGACTCGCTCTGATCGCCGACCGGTTGGGGCTGGAGGAGTCGGACGAACAGCGCGCGCAGCGGGAGCGGGTCGAGGCGCTGGTGCGCGAGGGCAAGCAGGTTGCGGCGATCAAGGCGTACCGAGAGATGACCGGTGCTGACCTGAAGGAAGCCAAGGACGCGGTGGACCGGATGGGCGGCCGCTAG
- a CDS encoding methyltransferase domain-containing protein: MGAYDTETDALAADARAGLVREIDAEGIWDEAPVWREAFAAVPRHLFVPYYYVAGPRGYERRWGESPDPRARERWVRGAYADAPLATRLRDGELVSSSSQPSLMARMLVALRVEDGNRVLEVGAGTGWNAALLAHRLGADDLVTTIDLEPEITESARRHLEAAGHRPVVVVTGDGARGVPERAPFDRIIATCALPTVPRAWLAQCRPGARILTPLATGVLALTVRDPAHAEGRFLPTAAYFVPLRGEVRPEPLGVSLAVLPGRVREQETFRFLLTLTRHTLDPREAGALWEREGMPGRERYGVTVGGEHAWAWLDDPEGPYVWPLP, from the coding sequence ATGGGCGCCTACGACACCGAGACCGACGCGCTGGCCGCCGACGCGCGGGCCGGGCTGGTGCGGGAGATCGACGCCGAGGGGATCTGGGACGAGGCCCCGGTGTGGCGGGAGGCGTTCGCCGCCGTGCCCCGGCATCTGTTCGTGCCGTACTACTACGTCGCCGGGCCGCGCGGTTACGAACGCCGCTGGGGCGAGAGCCCCGATCCACGGGCCCGCGAGCGCTGGGTGCGCGGCGCCTACGCGGACGCCCCGCTGGCCACCCGGCTGCGCGACGGCGAACTGGTCTCCTCCAGCAGCCAGCCCTCCCTGATGGCCCGCATGCTGGTCGCGCTGCGCGTCGAGGACGGGAACCGGGTCCTGGAGGTCGGCGCCGGCACCGGCTGGAACGCGGCCTTGCTGGCCCACCGGCTCGGCGCCGACGACCTCGTCACCACGATCGACCTGGAACCGGAGATCACCGAGTCCGCCCGCCGGCATCTGGAGGCGGCCGGCCACCGCCCGGTCGTCGTGGTCACCGGCGACGGCGCGCGCGGGGTGCCCGAACGCGCCCCCTTCGACCGGATCATCGCCACCTGCGCGCTGCCCACGGTCCCGCGCGCCTGGCTCGCCCAGTGCCGCCCCGGCGCCCGGATCCTCACCCCGCTGGCGACCGGCGTGCTGGCGCTGACGGTCCGGGACCCGGCACACGCCGAGGGCCGCTTCCTGCCGACGGCCGCCTACTTCGTCCCGCTGCGCGGCGAGGTCAGGCCGGAGCCGCTGGGGGTGTCGCTCGCCGTGCTGCCGGGCCGGGTCCGCGAGCAGGAGACGTTCCGCTTCCTGCTCACCCTGACCCGGCACACCCTCGATCCGCGCGAGGCCGGGGCGCTGTGGGAGCGCGAGGGCATGCCGGGGCGCGAGCGCTACGGCGTCACGGTCGGCGGCGAGCACGCCTGGGCGTGGCTGGACGACCCGGAGGGGCCGTACGTCTGGCCCCTCCCCTGA
- the ettA gene encoding energy-dependent translational throttle protein EttA, producing the protein MAEFIYTMRKARKAHGDKVILDDVTLNFLPGAKIGVVGPNGAGKSTVLKIMAGIEQPSNGDAFLSPGYTVGILLQEPPLNEEKTVLENVQEGVAEIKGKLDRFNEIAEQMAVEYTDALMDEMGKLQEELDHANAWDLDAQLEQAMDALGCPPGDWHVTNLSGGEKRRVALCKLLLEQPDLLLLDEPTNHLDAESVNWLEQHLAKYPGTVVAVTHDRYFLDNVAGWICEVDRGRLHGYEGNYSKYLETKASRLKVEGQKDAKRQKRLKEELEWVRSNAKGRQAKSKARLARYEEMAAEADKMRKLDFEEIQIPPGPRLGNVVVEVDKLNKAFGEKVLVDGLSFTLPRNGIVGVIGPNGAGKTTLFKMIQGLETPDAGDIKVGETVKISYVDQSRENIDPKKTLWEVVSDGLDYINVGQVEMPSRAYVSAFGFKGPDQQKPAGVLSGGERNRLNLALTLKQGGNLLLLDEPTNDLDVETLSSLENALLEFPGCAVVVSHDRWFLDRVATHILAYEGESKWFWFEGNFESYEKNKIERLGPDAARPHRATYKKLTRG; encoded by the coding sequence TTGGCTGAGTTCATTTACACCATGCGCAAGGCGCGCAAAGCGCACGGCGACAAGGTGATCCTCGATGACGTCACCCTGAACTTCCTGCCGGGGGCGAAGATCGGCGTCGTCGGTCCGAACGGTGCCGGTAAGTCGACCGTGCTGAAGATCATGGCGGGGATCGAGCAGCCGTCGAACGGCGATGCCTTCCTGTCGCCGGGGTACACGGTCGGCATCCTGCTCCAGGAGCCCCCGCTGAACGAGGAGAAGACCGTCCTGGAGAACGTCCAGGAGGGTGTCGCCGAGATCAAGGGCAAGCTCGACCGGTTCAACGAGATCGCCGAGCAGATGGCGGTCGAGTACACCGACGCCCTCATGGACGAGATGGGCAAGCTCCAGGAGGAGCTGGACCACGCGAACGCCTGGGACCTCGACGCTCAGCTGGAGCAGGCGATGGACGCGCTGGGCTGCCCGCCCGGCGACTGGCACGTCACCAACCTCTCCGGTGGTGAGAAGCGCCGCGTCGCGCTCTGCAAGCTGCTGCTGGAGCAGCCCGACCTGCTGCTCCTCGACGAGCCCACCAACCACCTCGACGCCGAGTCGGTGAACTGGCTGGAGCAGCACCTCGCCAAGTACCCGGGCACCGTCGTGGCCGTCACCCACGACCGGTACTTCCTCGACAACGTCGCCGGCTGGATCTGCGAGGTCGACCGCGGCCGGCTGCACGGCTACGAGGGCAACTACTCCAAGTACCTGGAGACCAAGGCCTCCCGCCTCAAGGTCGAGGGCCAGAAGGACGCCAAGCGGCAGAAGCGGCTCAAGGAAGAGCTGGAGTGGGTCCGGTCCAACGCCAAGGGGCGTCAGGCCAAGTCCAAGGCCCGTCTCGCGCGGTACGAGGAGATGGCTGCCGAGGCCGACAAGATGCGGAAGCTGGACTTCGAGGAGATCCAGATTCCGCCGGGGCCGCGGCTGGGCAACGTCGTCGTCGAGGTCGACAAGCTCAACAAGGCCTTCGGGGAGAAGGTCCTCGTCGACGGCCTCAGCTTCACGCTGCCGCGCAACGGCATCGTCGGGGTCATCGGGCCGAACGGCGCCGGCAAGACCACCCTCTTCAAGATGATCCAGGGGCTCGAAACCCCGGACGCCGGTGACATCAAGGTCGGCGAGACCGTCAAGATCTCCTACGTCGACCAGAGCCGCGAGAACATCGACCCGAAGAAGACGCTGTGGGAGGTCGTGTCCGACGGGCTCGACTACATCAACGTCGGCCAGGTCGAGATGCCGTCCCGCGCGTACGTCTCCGCCTTCGGGTTCAAGGGTCCGGACCAGCAGAAGCCGGCCGGTGTCCTCTCCGGCGGTGAGCGCAACCGTCTCAACCTGGCGCTGACCCTGAAGCAGGGCGGCAACCTGCTGCTCCTCGACGAGCCCACCAACGACCTCGACGTGGAGACCCTCTCCTCCCTGGAGAACGCGCTTCTTGAGTTCCCCGGGTGCGCCGTGGTCGTGTCCCACGACCGGTGGTTCCTCGACCGTGTCGCCACGCACATCCTCGCGTACGAGGGTGAGTCCAAGTGGTTCTGGTTCGAGGGTAACTTCGAGTCGTACGAGAAGAACAAGATCGAGCGCCTCGGTCCGGACGCCGCGCGTCCGCACCGTGCCACCTACAAGAAGCTGACCCGGGGCTGA